The following coding sequences are from one Atribacteraceae bacterium window:
- the rsmG gene encoding 16S rRNA (guanine(527)-N(7))-methyltransferase RsmG, whose protein sequence is MERRLYKTLLSIAQYYNHHLTPEQIEKLFSYGQLLKEQNRLFNLTGFKTEAEIFENIICEAITMVTLQEFEDPNTSVVDVGSGAGIPGIPLSILFPHLSLTFIESNAKKCGFISDVLYRLQLPKGFIVCQRAETAGRVDHLRDTFDIGISRALASTAVALELVSPFVRVGGSAVFVKGPRIFEELQVSRDALLRLECALERLFAVPLPGYHRLIYYAVVRKNKVTPPSYPRRVGIPQKRPLSC, encoded by the coding sequence ATGGAACGACGTCTTTATAAGACCTTGCTTTCTATAGCGCAGTATTACAATCATCACCTTACCCCTGAGCAAATCGAGAAACTCTTTTCCTATGGACAGCTTCTTAAGGAGCAAAATCGATTATTCAATCTGACCGGTTTTAAGACAGAAGCGGAAATTTTCGAAAACATCATATGTGAAGCGATAACCATGGTGACCCTACAGGAATTCGAAGATCCAAATACCTCTGTAGTCGATGTAGGATCGGGGGCAGGCATACCAGGCATTCCCTTATCCATTCTCTTTCCGCATCTCTCTCTGACCTTTATCGAATCGAATGCGAAGAAATGCGGTTTTATTTCAGATGTGCTCTATCGTCTTCAGTTACCAAAAGGATTCATCGTTTGCCAGCGGGCGGAAACAGCGGGTAGAGTTGATCACTTACGGGACACATTTGACATCGGAATAAGCCGAGCTTTGGCAAGCACGGCGGTTGCCTTGGAATTAGTCAGTCCATTTGTCCGGGTTGGAGGTTCTGCGGTCTTTGTTAAGGGACCGCGGATTTTTGAAGAACTCCAGGTATCCCGGGATGCCTTGCTGAGACTCGAGTGTGCACTGGAACGGCTTTTCGCTGTACCTCTACCTGGGTATCATCGTCTAATATATTATGCCGTGGTGAGAAAAAACAAAGTAACTCCACCTTCATATCCTCGGAGGGTTGGTATTCCTCAAAAAAGACCTCTATCCTGTTGA
- a CDS encoding ferritin produces MLSKKLEAAINEQIKNELYSAYMYLAMAAQCEPQNLKGFAHWLKVQANEEVSHAMKFYKFVNERGGRVTLHQIEQPPVEYGNPQAIFQKVLEHEQKVTAMINNLYDSARSENDYPAQSLLNWFVDEQVEEEANAAEILETLRMIGDKGHALVMLDRELGKREE; encoded by the coding sequence ATGTTGAGCAAGAAGTTGGAAGCCGCGATCAACGAGCAAATCAAGAACGAACTGTACTCAGCTTATATGTATCTGGCCATGGCCGCCCAGTGCGAACCGCAGAACTTAAAAGGATTTGCCCATTGGCTGAAAGTGCAGGCCAATGAAGAAGTCTCCCATGCCATGAAGTTTTATAAATTCGTCAACGAACGAGGGGGGCGAGTCACACTGCACCAGATCGAACAACCGCCGGTCGAATATGGAAACCCGCAGGCAATCTTCCAGAAGGTTCTGGAACATGAACAGAAAGTCACCGCTATGATCAATAATCTATACGATAGCGCTCGCAGTGAAAACGATTATCCGGCGCAAAGCCTCCTGAACTGGTTTGTCGATGAGCAGGTCGAAGAAGAGGCCAATGCTGCCGAGATATTGGAAACCCTCCGAATGATCGGGGACAAGGGCCATGCCCTGGTGATGCTCGATCGGGAACTGGGTAAACGGGAAGAATGA
- a CDS encoding TlpA disulfide reductase family protein, translated as MMEKREEKKGGWGKNPPKKLIPVAVAVVVVVFFLFRSGMLSSPPQASDFTLETLEGEKVSLADYLGQPVVMAFFLARCPDCNKEAQLLNEMHERYGASQGLVILGIGLRQEIEEFVERNQIIYPVLYDRDMTVARLYDVSRVPHTVFIDRQGRVVRERVELMPKEDLEKYIQQIL; from the coding sequence ATGATGGAAAAAAGAGAAGAAAAAAAGGGGGGGTGGGGGAAGAACCCTCCCAAAAAATTGATACCAGTGGCGGTTGCCGTCGTTGTCGTGGTTTTCTTTTTGTTTCGTTCAGGAATGCTATCCTCACCGCCACAGGCCAGCGATTTTACCCTGGAAACGCTCGAAGGGGAAAAAGTATCCCTGGCGGATTACCTGGGACAGCCGGTGGTGATGGCGTTTTTTCTTGCCCGTTGCCCGGATTGTAATAAAGAAGCTCAGCTTCTTAACGAAATGCATGAACGGTACGGAGCCTCCCAGGGTCTCGTTATCCTGGGCATAGGATTAAGGCAAGAGATCGAGGAATTTGTGGAGAGGAACCAGATTATCTATCCGGTTCTTTACGACCGGGATATGACTGTGGCTCGGCTGTATGATGTCAGCCGGGTTCCTCATACCGTTTTCATCGACCGTCAAGGGAGGGTGGTCAGAGAACGCGTGGAATTGATGCCCAAAGAAGACCTGGAAAAATATATCCAGCAGATTCTTTAA
- a CDS encoding FprA family A-type flavoprotein: MPAVAIQPDIYWIGVNDHTTDLFEGLWPITREGVSYNAYFVNAEKKAIIDLAKSSKIDEFIDRINEISKVSGIDYIVLNHMEPDHTGILKVLREIAPGAEILCSAKAVPMVNNFFGITDNIRVVTDGEELDLGGKTLKFFMTPFVHWPETMMTYEAGSKILFSCDGFGGYGALRGAIFDDECTDFDFYEKESLRYYANIVASFSSQVLKAIGRLNDLPISVIAPSHGLIWRKNPGRIVDLYKRWATYAHDSGEAAVTVLYGTMYGNTGAMMDAVVQGLSRSGVSIDIFDVSRTHGSYILPSLWAKEGVLLGAPTYENRLFPPSAHFLDLAERKGMKNKKIAYFGSYGWAGGARRELEQRLTSLRWQLVDTLEFIGGPDSGDLRKGEAFGKKFGDLIRTGK; this comes from the coding sequence ATGCCGGCGGTTGCTATCCAACCCGATATTTACTGGATTGGGGTCAACGACCATACCACCGATTTGTTCGAGGGGTTATGGCCGATAACCCGGGAAGGAGTATCTTATAACGCGTATTTTGTCAACGCCGAGAAAAAAGCGATCATTGACTTGGCCAAATCCAGCAAAATCGACGAATTCATCGACCGGATCAATGAAATCTCAAAGGTTTCCGGTATTGATTATATCGTTCTTAACCATATGGAACCGGACCATACCGGTATTTTGAAAGTACTCCGGGAGATCGCCCCAGGAGCGGAGATACTTTGTTCGGCAAAGGCCGTGCCGATGGTGAATAACTTTTTTGGGATTACCGACAACATCCGGGTGGTTACGGACGGCGAGGAGCTCGACCTGGGAGGGAAAACGTTAAAGTTTTTTATGACCCCCTTCGTTCACTGGCCGGAAACCATGATGACCTATGAAGCCGGTTCGAAAATTCTCTTTTCCTGTGATGGATTCGGAGGGTATGGCGCTCTCCGGGGTGCGATTTTCGATGATGAGTGCACGGATTTCGACTTTTACGAAAAAGAATCACTCCGCTATTACGCCAATATCGTTGCTTCGTTCAGCAGCCAGGTCCTGAAAGCCATCGGCCGGTTGAATGATCTTCCGATATCGGTCATCGCTCCCTCCCACGGCCTGATCTGGCGGAAAAACCCCGGAAGGATTGTCGACCTCTATAAGCGTTGGGCCACATATGCCCACGATTCGGGTGAAGCGGCAGTGACCGTTCTTTATGGAACCATGTATGGAAACACCGGGGCGATGATGGATGCCGTCGTCCAGGGCCTCTCACGATCTGGTGTGTCTATCGATATCTTTGACGTGAGCCGGACGCATGGTAGCTATATTCTTCCTTCTCTGTGGGCCAAAGAGGGGGTGCTCCTGGGAGCGCCGACCTATGAAAACCGCCTGTTTCCTCCATCTGCGCATTTTCTCGACCTGGCCGAGCGAAAGGGTATGAAAAACAAAAAAATCGCCTATTTCGGGAGTTACGGGTGGGCCGGCGGTGCCCGCCGGGAGTTAGAGCAACGGCTCACCAGCCTTCGCTGGCAACTGGTCGATACCCTCGAATTTATTGGTGGTCCGGATTCCGGGGACCTTCGGAAAGGAGAAGCCTTCGGGAAGAAATTCGGTGATCTGATTCGGACAGGGAAATAA
- a CDS encoding YidC/Oxa1 family membrane protein insertase, which produces MYILEFFYSLTGNYGISIILLTVVIRLALYPVIHKQNISTRAMQQIQPEIKKLQEKYKKEPQKLNQEMMKLYKVRGVSPLGGCLPLLVQMPFLFVLYRVLVAYDFGYAGFLWLPNLAQKDPLYALPLLMGATTFLQQKMSSPMMGGEGNQQNMIMMIIMPIFLVFISWSLPAGVLLHWFISNLLFIFQTYIFETQARRNKALSAPGVSGPVVDVTPEKETTEIKEFNEVREITDVEEVKVPIEKKAPSVSGSSRKKGGKKRAKKR; this is translated from the coding sequence ATGTACATTCTCGAATTCTTTTATTCTTTGACCGGAAATTACGGAATATCGATCATACTTTTGACCGTCGTCATCCGCTTGGCACTTTATCCCGTGATCCACAAGCAGAATATTTCCACGCGGGCCATGCAACAGATCCAACCGGAAATAAAAAAACTCCAGGAAAAATATAAGAAAGAACCTCAGAAACTGAACCAGGAAATGATGAAGTTATATAAAGTAAGGGGGGTCAGTCCATTAGGGGGCTGCCTTCCTCTCTTGGTGCAAATGCCTTTTTTATTCGTTTTATACCGGGTCTTGGTTGCTTATGACTTTGGATACGCAGGGTTTTTATGGCTCCCGAACTTGGCTCAGAAAGACCCGCTTTATGCTCTGCCTCTCTTGATGGGTGCGACGACGTTTCTCCAACAGAAAATGTCCTCCCCTATGATGGGGGGCGAGGGAAACCAGCAGAATATGATCATGATGATCATTATGCCGATTTTCCTGGTTTTCATCAGTTGGAGTCTTCCCGCCGGCGTTCTCCTGCATTGGTTTATATCCAACCTACTTTTTATTTTCCAAACTTATATATTCGAAACACAGGCTCGTCGGAACAAAGCCCTATCCGCTCCAGGCGTTTCTGGTCCGGTTGTTGACGTCACGCCAGAAAAAGAAACTACTGAGATCAAGGAATTTAATGAGGTTCGAGAGATAACAGACGTTGAAGAGGTGAAGGTTCCCATAGAGAAGAAAGCTCCTTCGGTGTCAGGTTCTTCTCGAAAAAAGGGAGGCAAAAAACGTGCGAAGAAACGTTGA
- a CDS encoding thioredoxin family protein, with amino-acid sequence MKVQVYGVQKCKKCQNVIDVIKAFLVDYSIGAEVEHINDLGKLAEAGILMTPGIAVDGKVVSQGKVPAEQDLKEWFGVD; translated from the coding sequence ATGAAAGTCCAGGTTTATGGTGTTCAGAAATGTAAAAAATGTCAGAACGTAATCGATGTCATCAAGGCATTTCTCGTCGACTACAGTATCGGGGCGGAAGTGGAACATATCAATGATCTGGGAAAACTTGCCGAAGCCGGGATATTGATGACCCCAGGTATCGCCGTTGATGGGAAAGTAGTTTCCCAGGGGAAAGTCCCCGCAGAGCAAGACCTCAAGGAATGGTTCGGAGTAGATTAG
- the mnmE gene encoding tRNA uridine-5-carboxymethylaminomethyl(34) synthesis GTPase MnmE translates to METEKNRRDTEGARNLNETIVACATPLGTGAIGIVKISGPYSISILDRIFRPRSAQVVSEFENFRLYVGDVIDPTSGQVLDEALAVLMRSPRSYTREDVVEIQCHGGSYPVQRIFSLVIENGAVPAPPGEFTRRAFLNGRIDLTQAEAVAHIVHARSDKALALSHRILAGDLGKLLHRWQGRIASLQATIQAFTDFSDQIVGSCTGEPVLRDLAQFITEIESEIIRSERQKVLQESFRVVIAGKTNVGKSSLFNALIAQDRVIVTEIAGTTRDIVEETLCLGGCMIKFADTAGIRVTGDPIEQLGMQKTETTLEKADLIIAVLDRSQPLTHNDLTLAEMLQGKACLLVLNKADLDKYHCNDNLYTHFNAREIHEISARTGYGVEKLIDAITGIASQSLDGEETSLVATERQRYFLRQTLDALRKTRSVLLEDYPLDMAGFELDEASRGLGRIIGKEFDDKIADTLFSTFCIGK, encoded by the coding sequence ATGGAAACAGAAAAAAACCGCAGAGACACCGAAGGCGCCCGAAACCTGAATGAAACCATTGTTGCCTGTGCGACCCCGCTCGGCACAGGCGCGATCGGTATCGTAAAAATAAGCGGACCGTATTCCATTTCAATCCTTGATCGAATATTTCGCCCCCGCTCGGCACAGGTAGTTTCTGAGTTCGAGAACTTCAGGCTCTATGTAGGCGATGTCATTGATCCTACGTCGGGGCAGGTTCTTGACGAAGCACTGGCAGTTTTGATGCGTAGTCCTCGAAGCTATACCCGGGAGGATGTTGTAGAAATTCAGTGTCATGGCGGCTCCTATCCGGTTCAGCGGATATTTTCTCTGGTAATAGAAAACGGAGCGGTCCCAGCCCCACCCGGCGAATTTACCCGACGAGCCTTCTTGAACGGCCGGATCGACCTGACCCAGGCCGAAGCAGTCGCCCACATCGTCCATGCCCGGTCGGATAAGGCCCTTGCATTATCGCATCGGATTCTTGCTGGTGACTTGGGGAAATTACTCCATCGGTGGCAGGGCCGCATTGCCTCTCTGCAGGCGACCATCCAGGCTTTTACCGACTTTTCGGATCAGATTGTTGGATCATGTACTGGTGAACCGGTGCTTAGGGATCTTGCTCAGTTCATCACGGAGATAGAAAGTGAAATAATTCGGAGTGAACGGCAGAAAGTGCTCCAGGAAAGCTTTCGAGTGGTCATTGCCGGAAAAACCAACGTTGGAAAGTCCAGCCTGTTTAACGCGTTGATTGCGCAGGACCGGGTTATCGTAACCGAAATAGCCGGGACGACCAGGGATATTGTTGAGGAAACCCTGTGCCTCGGCGGATGCATGATCAAGTTTGCCGATACAGCGGGGATACGTGTGACTGGTGATCCAATTGAACAGTTGGGTATGCAAAAAACTGAGACAACATTGGAGAAGGCCGACTTGATTATAGCCGTTTTGGACCGAAGCCAGCCCTTGACCCATAACGATCTAACTTTGGCCGAAATGCTTCAGGGTAAAGCCTGTTTACTGGTGCTCAATAAAGCAGACTTAGATAAGTATCATTGTAACGATAACCTTTATACCCATTTTAATGCCCGGGAGATTCATGAAATCTCTGCTCGTACCGGTTATGGTGTCGAGAAGCTGATCGATGCCATAACCGGGATCGCCTCCCAGTCCCTGGACGGTGAAGAAACATCCCTCGTGGCGACTGAGCGACAACGCTACTTTCTCCGCCAAACCCTTGATGCTTTAAGAAAAACCCGGAGCGTTTTGCTTGAAGACTACCCTCTGGATATGGCCGGATTCGAACTTGATGAGGCCAGCCGCGGGCTTGGGAGGATCATCGGCAAAGAATTTGACGATAAAATCGCAGACACACTTTTTTCGACGTTTTGTATTGGGAAATAA
- the jag gene encoding RNA-binding cell elongation regulator Jag/EloR: MRRNVEISGKNLAEVLERASCYFEVDRKSLGFEVLSENRGFLGIFSPRMVRVRVWVDNGERIDPLLPKVVRSEKPAIEEKLRETGLQKEKEEETVPVSQGELEEAREEIRLVFGQLIGRMEMDIEYHVRENGRKILLDIDGKDASLLIGKYGETLEAVESFLKIILVKKGLHRIGLDVDVSGYRKRRRETLIKLANKLASKVLQEKKKIKLEPMVARDRRIIHKALEDHPQIMTYSLGTEPDRRIVIDLRNARNKDGNRKKPQRHRRRPKPE, from the coding sequence GTGCGAAGAAACGTTGAGATTTCCGGGAAAAACCTTGCAGAAGTCCTTGAGAGAGCTTCGTGTTATTTTGAAGTCGATCGGAAATCCCTTGGGTTTGAGGTCCTTTCCGAAAATCGGGGCTTTCTCGGGATATTTTCTCCACGCATGGTGCGGGTGCGGGTTTGGGTGGATAACGGTGAACGGATTGATCCCTTGTTGCCAAAAGTTGTGCGCAGTGAAAAGCCAGCCATAGAAGAAAAGCTTCGGGAAACCGGACTGCAAAAGGAAAAAGAGGAAGAGACCGTTCCGGTCAGCCAAGGAGAGCTGGAAGAGGCCAGGGAAGAAATCCGTCTTGTTTTTGGCCAACTGATTGGTAGAATGGAAATGGATATTGAATATCATGTCCGGGAAAATGGAAGAAAGATACTACTTGATATCGATGGGAAAGATGCAAGCCTTTTGATTGGAAAGTATGGAGAGACCCTTGAGGCCGTAGAGTCCTTCCTGAAAATTATCCTGGTCAAGAAAGGACTTCATCGGATTGGTCTGGATGTTGATGTTTCCGGATATCGGAAAAGACGGAGAGAAACGCTCATTAAACTGGCCAATAAGTTAGCGAGTAAAGTTCTTCAGGAAAAAAAGAAAATCAAGCTGGAGCCGATGGTTGCCCGTGATAGGAGGATTATCCATAAAGCATTGGAGGATCATCCCCAGATCATGACCTATAGCCTGGGAACAGAGCCGGATCGGCGGATCGTTATCGACTTGAGGAACGCCAGAAACAAAGATGGAAACAGAAAAAAACCGCAGAGACACCGAAGGCGCCCGAAACCTGAATGA
- a CDS encoding HD domain-containing phosphohydrolase — protein sequence MKSTLSGGGVRGNNEIEKAGDNALTIQKKIRLALAVSLSVVFMVLCVVNWWIVRRFADDHDELSARHRTTTALLALDREMGNLLTTTEDWAAWDDTYAFIEERNPEYIQANLVDETFSRYRFAFMVYVDTRGELVFGKGFDPDLGRETPIPAELLDLLAAQDAFLIPETLEEGTAGLLRLTDELFFIASQPILTSEARGPSRGTLLVGKPVDLFLQEYVSYITQLPVRFHLASEKTGSGENWILDQAYPVRLVATADSLTGFGLMNDVFGNPALEVEVFGRREFLAQAHLEIGYMVFALAILGLLAIGFITYFLDTMVLNRLQRLYRFVMEIGPGESLARRIDLTGGDELSELGHAVNGMLDDLEEHLQEREKAEEMIRSRNEELATLNEELATSLEELTSTNTSLLAAEESLKSSELKYRSLFTTMQEAFALHEIVYDQLGRAVDYRILEVNPAYENITGIGKAQAEGRLALELYGTDPPPYLENYIRVAHSGRPEKFETFFAPMQKYFSISIFSLGQNRFATVVSDITARWIAEEKIRYLSFHDALTQCFNRAFIEEELRRLSDSRDHSLGVVLCDVNGLKLTNDAFGHPKGDRLLQRFAWVLRETCRKEDLIGRWGGDEFIILLPRTPEKTVLDIVDRIREACRKIPPDPIPLSVSLGWAVKVVAEESADSVIALAEERMYRSKLAESRETRSSIISFLKYLMRDHALESEEHVGRLGTLGKMIGEALGLPENDLAELDRLAHLHDLGKVAISETILQKPNSLTSEEWDMVKKHPEVGYRIIQSSPELASIAEAVLTHHEHWDGTGYPQGLSGEEIPLLARIIAVVDAFEVMTSGRPPYKKPMTTNEGIAELIRCAGSQFDPRVVEVFVGLMGDQGRMSQ from the coding sequence ATGAAATCGACCCTGAGTGGTGGAGGAGTTCGTGGAAACAATGAAATCGAAAAAGCAGGAGACAATGCCTTGACCATCCAGAAAAAAATTCGTCTTGCCCTGGCGGTGAGTCTTTCGGTCGTATTCATGGTTCTCTGCGTGGTGAACTGGTGGATAGTACGGCGATTCGCAGACGATCATGACGAACTCTCCGCCCGACACCGGACGACCACGGCCCTGTTGGCCCTCGATCGGGAAATGGGCAATCTTCTCACCACTACCGAGGACTGGGCGGCCTGGGACGACACCTATGCCTTTATCGAGGAACGCAACCCCGAATATATTCAGGCCAACCTGGTCGACGAGACTTTTTCTCGGTACCGCTTCGCTTTTATGGTGTACGTGGACACCAGGGGAGAGTTGGTTTTTGGAAAGGGGTTCGATCCCGATTTGGGAAGGGAGACTCCAATCCCGGCAGAGCTTCTCGATCTTCTTGCCGCACAGGATGCTTTCTTGATTCCAGAGACATTGGAGGAGGGGACAGCCGGCTTACTCAGGCTGACGGACGAACTTTTCTTCATTGCTTCCCAACCCATCTTGACCAGTGAAGCCCGGGGACCATCGCGCGGAACGCTGCTTGTTGGAAAACCCGTCGATCTGTTCTTGCAGGAGTATGTCTCCTATATCACGCAACTCCCGGTTCGTTTCCACCTGGCCAGCGAGAAAACCGGTTCCGGGGAGAACTGGATTCTGGATCAGGCGTATCCGGTCCGGCTGGTCGCGACCGCCGACTCACTGACCGGCTTTGGTCTGATGAACGACGTGTTCGGAAATCCCGCCCTCGAGGTCGAAGTGTTCGGTCGCCGGGAATTCCTGGCGCAGGCCCACCTGGAAATCGGCTATATGGTCTTTGCCTTGGCGATCCTGGGATTACTGGCGATTGGGTTCATTACGTACTTTCTCGACACAATGGTCCTTAACCGCCTTCAGCGTCTGTATCGTTTTGTGATGGAAATTGGGCCGGGCGAATCCCTCGCCAGACGGATCGATTTGACCGGTGGTGACGAACTGAGCGAACTGGGGCATGCAGTGAATGGGATGCTCGACGATCTGGAAGAACATCTCCAAGAGCGAGAAAAAGCCGAAGAAATGATCCGAAGCCGGAACGAGGAGCTCGCCACCTTGAACGAGGAGCTCGCCACCTCGTTGGAAGAGCTGACATCCACGAACACTTCATTATTGGCCGCCGAGGAATCCTTGAAAAGCAGCGAATTGAAGTACCGCTCACTCTTTACCACCATGCAGGAGGCCTTTGCCCTCCACGAAATAGTGTATGATCAACTCGGGCGGGCGGTGGATTATCGGATTCTGGAGGTCAATCCGGCCTACGAGAATATAACCGGCATTGGAAAAGCACAGGCGGAAGGTAGGCTCGCTTTGGAACTTTATGGGACGGACCCTCCGCCCTATTTAGAAAATTACATTAGGGTCGCGCATTCCGGCCGACCGGAAAAATTTGAAACCTTTTTTGCACCGATGCAGAAATATTTTTCCATTTCGATCTTTTCCCTGGGTCAGAACCGCTTTGCGACTGTGGTCTCAGACATTACCGCCCGCTGGATAGCGGAAGAAAAAATCCGCTACCTGAGTTTTCACGATGCTTTGACTCAGTGTTTCAACCGGGCCTTCATCGAAGAGGAACTACGTCGCCTGAGCGACTCACGTGATCATTCCCTGGGGGTGGTGCTGTGTGACGTCAATGGTTTGAAGCTGACGAACGATGCCTTCGGTCACCCGAAAGGAGACAGGCTTCTGCAACGTTTTGCCTGGGTACTCCGTGAGACCTGCCGTAAGGAAGACCTGATCGGGCGCTGGGGTGGGGATGAGTTCATCATCCTGCTCCCCCGCACTCCGGAAAAAACGGTCCTGGACATTGTCGACCGGATCCGGGAGGCCTGCCGGAAGATTCCGCCGGATCCCATCCCCCTCAGTGTCTCTCTGGGTTGGGCGGTCAAGGTGGTTGCGGAGGAATCGGCCGATTCAGTGATTGCCCTGGCCGAAGAACGAATGTACCGGAGCAAACTGGCCGAGAGCCGCGAGACCCGCTCGTCGATCATTTCGTTCCTGAAATACTTGATGCGTGATCACGCCCTGGAAAGCGAAGAACACGTTGGACGCTTGGGTACCTTGGGGAAAATGATCGGCGAGGCGCTTGGACTCCCGGAGAACGACCTTGCGGAGCTCGATCGGCTGGCCCACCTCCATGACCTGGGCAAGGTTGCTATTTCCGAGACAATCCTCCAAAAGCCGAACTCCCTGACGAGCGAAGAGTGGGATATGGTCAAAAAACACCCGGAAGTGGGCTATCGGATCATTCAATCCTCCCCCGAATTAGCCTCTATCGCCGAGGCCGTCCTCACCCATCACGAACATTGGGATGGTACCGGCTACCCCCAAGGTCTCTCGGGTGAGGAGATTCCCCTCTTGGCCCGGATCATTGCCGTCGTGGATGCCTTTGAGGTGATGACCAGCGGCCGCCCCCCCTACAAAAAACCGATGACGACAAATGAGGGCATTGCGGAACTGATACGTTGCGCCGGGAGCCAGTTCGATCCCCGGGTGGTGGAGGTGTTCGTGGGGTTAATGGGGGATCAGGGTCGAATGTCCCAATAA
- a CDS encoding Gfo/Idh/MocA family oxidoreductase, with amino-acid sequence MDRIGFGVIGAGIWGEAHAKIFSSHPYARLVGVCDLVEDKARSLAEKYGAAHWYTDYEKLLANPDIQAVGIATPDFAHRDPCIAACQAGKHILLEKPLATSHEDLTVMRKAWQESGVRLMVDFHSRWSPPLYIAWQNIREGSLGKLISMYYRLNDIVYVPTRMLPWAEQSSILWFLGSHTVDTLRFFSGGEVHRVYSVSRSEVLVNKGVLLPDIYQSILEFDNGVIASIENNWIVPDTHPHWNDIKLNILGERGMINMDLTGNQAFERYLPEKSDHPDILIMPTVHGKPMGFAYESIRDFVDRLRSGEEFLVGFEDGYRVSKVILAIMDSARDRLPVVVDYGEGGGC; translated from the coding sequence TTGGATCGTATCGGTTTTGGTGTAATCGGGGCGGGGATCTGGGGAGAAGCGCACGCGAAAATCTTTTCCTCTCATCCCTATGCCCGTCTGGTGGGAGTCTGTGACCTGGTGGAGGACAAAGCCAGATCGCTTGCGGAAAAATACGGCGCCGCGCACTGGTATACCGACTATGAAAAGTTGTTGGCCAATCCCGATATTCAGGCGGTGGGTATCGCCACGCCCGATTTTGCCCACCGGGACCCGTGTATCGCCGCTTGCCAGGCGGGTAAACATATCCTGCTGGAAAAGCCGCTGGCCACCTCGCATGAGGATCTGACTGTTATGCGCAAAGCCTGGCAGGAATCCGGTGTGCGGTTGATGGTAGATTTTCATTCTCGCTGGAGCCCCCCTTTATACATTGCCTGGCAGAACATCCGGGAGGGATCACTCGGAAAACTCATCTCCATGTATTACCGACTCAACGACATCGTGTACGTTCCGACCAGGATGCTCCCCTGGGCGGAGCAATCGTCAATCCTGTGGTTTCTGGGAAGTCATACGGTGGATACCCTGCGGTTTTTCTCCGGCGGCGAAGTCCACCGCGTGTATTCTGTAAGTCGCTCGGAAGTACTGGTCAATAAAGGTGTTTTATTGCCTGATATTTATCAGAGTATTCTGGAATTTGACAACGGTGTGATCGCCAGCATCGAGAATAACTGGATCGTCCCGGATACCCATCCCCACTGGAACGATATTAAGCTGAACATTCTGGGTGAGCGGGGCATGATTAATATGGATTTAACCGGGAATCAAGCTTTCGAGCGCTATCTCCCGGAAAAAAGCGACCATCCGGACATTCTGATCATGCCGACGGTCCACGGAAAACCAATGGGATTCGCTTATGAAAGTATCCGGGATTTTGTCGACCGGCTGAGAAGTGGTGAGGAATTCCTGGTCGGGTTTGAGGATGGCTACCGGGTCAGTAAGGTCATCCTGGCCATCATGGATTCAGCCCGGGACCGGTTGCCGGTCGTAGTGGATTATGGGGAAGGGGGGGGATGTTGA
- a CDS encoding thermonuclease family protein — protein MKKLFLVTLLFLFLSVTMISGGAGAQEGPMTARILRVPRPNIVLAEVSYGGETLQKRIRLAGVNPPLGLPGVYGQGQLELRRLVADREVYFDFALGFGPEDSLWTGYLYIPDQDEGDGEWIVVNAELIRQGLAEVDEKTAGENQLVYLWSLEQKARESLLGLWKDRDIIARARSSRTDDICPECLRN, from the coding sequence ATGAAAAAACTTTTTCTCGTCACGTTATTGTTCTTATTCTTGAGTGTGACCATGATCAGTGGCGGAGCGGGAGCCCAGGAAGGACCGATGACCGCGAGAATCCTTCGAGTTCCCCGACCCAACATTGTTCTCGCGGAAGTTTCCTATGGTGGAGAAACCTTACAGAAGAGGATCCGCCTGGCCGGGGTGAATCCTCCTCTCGGTCTGCCAGGAGTCTACGGTCAGGGACAGTTGGAATTGCGAAGACTGGTTGCCGACCGGGAGGTATATTTCGACTTTGCCCTGGGATTTGGCCCCGAAGACTCGCTCTGGACCGGATATCTTTACATTCCCGATCAGGATGAAGGAGACGGTGAGTGGATTGTGGTCAATGCGGAACTGATCAGGCAGGGTCTGGCTGAGGTAGATGAAAAAACCGCCGGGGAAAACCAACTGGTGTATTTATGGTCTCTCGAACAGAAAGCCCGGGAAAGTCTTTTAGGCCTGTGGAAAGACCGGGATATCATTGCCAGAGCCCGCAGTAGCCGGACTGATGATATTTGTCCGGAGTGCCTCCGGAACTGA